A window from Leifsonia shinshuensis encodes these proteins:
- a CDS encoding dienelactone hydrolase family protein yields the protein MPFPAPDLRIDRDAVLWSASERDRAGRPLLVLMHGYASDEADLFGISAYLPLEPVIASLRAPIPEGPGFAWFSRFTNVPGDPLAGNADAAARAVLDWLDEQPDVPTGLLGFSQGGAMALQLLRLAPERFDYAVQLSGFVVKGDQPRDAELADAQVPVFWGRGTLDDAIPATSLERTSAWLPDHSSLDARIYEGMGHAISPLELGDISSFIRTHLPAR from the coding sequence GTGCCGTTTCCCGCTCCCGACCTCCGCATCGACCGCGACGCCGTGCTCTGGTCGGCGTCCGAGCGCGATCGCGCGGGCCGTCCCCTGCTGGTCCTCATGCACGGCTACGCGTCCGACGAGGCGGACCTGTTCGGCATCTCCGCGTACCTCCCGCTCGAGCCGGTCATCGCGTCGCTGCGCGCCCCGATCCCGGAGGGCCCCGGCTTCGCCTGGTTCTCCCGGTTCACGAACGTGCCCGGCGATCCGCTGGCCGGCAACGCCGACGCGGCCGCCCGCGCCGTGCTCGACTGGCTGGACGAGCAGCCGGACGTCCCGACCGGACTCCTCGGGTTCTCGCAGGGCGGCGCCATGGCGCTGCAGCTCCTGCGGCTCGCGCCGGAGAGGTTCGACTACGCCGTCCAGCTCTCCGGCTTCGTGGTGAAGGGCGATCAGCCGCGGGATGCGGAGCTGGCCGATGCGCAGGTGCCGGTGTTCTGGGGCCGGGGGACGCTCGACGACGCCATCCCCGCGACCTCGCTGGAGCGCACCAGCGCCTGGCTCCCCGACCACTCCTCGCTGGATGCGCGCATCTACGAGGGCATGGGGCACGCGATCTCGCCGCTCGAACTGGGCGACATCTCCTCGTTCATCCGCACACACCTCCCCGCCCGCTGA
- a CDS encoding DNA-formamidopyrimidine glycosylase family protein — translation MPEGDTVYQAAKRLDRALTGRILTETDFRVPVYATVDLSGRRMDAVLSRGKHLLMRVGDQTIHSHLKMEGSWEVYPPDGRWRHPGYQARAVLRNEEAQAVGFQLGILEVVPRDREDDVVGHLGPDLLGPDWDAQEALRRLSAHPETPVAVALLDQRNLAGLGNVYANELCFLRGMLPTRPAGETDLAAAIDLGHRLITVNRDRPLRVTTGDTRRGRNTWVYGRRGQPCRRCGTPIRSGSLGRTELEERVTYFCPVCQT, via the coding sequence GTGCCTGAGGGCGACACCGTCTACCAGGCGGCGAAGCGCCTCGACCGCGCGCTCACCGGCCGCATCCTGACCGAGACCGACTTCCGCGTGCCGGTCTACGCCACGGTCGACCTCTCCGGCAGACGGATGGATGCCGTGCTGAGCCGCGGCAAGCACCTGCTGATGCGCGTGGGCGACCAGACCATCCACAGCCACCTCAAGATGGAGGGCTCGTGGGAGGTGTACCCGCCGGACGGGCGCTGGCGGCATCCCGGTTACCAGGCCCGGGCCGTGCTGCGAAACGAGGAGGCGCAGGCGGTGGGGTTCCAGCTGGGCATCCTCGAGGTGGTCCCGCGCGACCGGGAGGACGACGTGGTCGGCCACCTGGGACCCGACCTGCTCGGGCCGGACTGGGACGCGCAGGAGGCGCTGCGCCGGCTCTCCGCGCATCCGGAGACGCCGGTCGCGGTCGCGCTGCTGGACCAGCGCAATCTCGCGGGGCTCGGGAACGTCTACGCCAACGAGCTGTGCTTCCTGCGCGGGATGCTGCCCACGCGTCCCGCGGGCGAGACCGACCTGGCCGCCGCGATCGACCTCGGCCACCGCCTGATCACCGTGAACCGGGACCGGCCGCTGCGGGTGACCACCGGCGACACACGCCGCGGACGCAACACCTGGGTCTACGGGCGGCGCGGCCAGCCGTGCCGGCGCTGCGGGACGCCCATCCGGTCGGGATCGCTCGGGCGCACCGAGCTCGAAGAGCGCGTGACATACTTCTGCCCGGTCTGCCAGACGTAG
- a CDS encoding NAD(P)H-dependent oxidoreductase codes for MTKIAIIIGSTRPGRNGEAVARWVHENAAKRTGVEYELVDLKDWDLPHLDEAMPAAMGQYAGEHTKAWAAKIAEFDGYVFVTPEYNHSTSGALKNAIDYVGAEWYNKAAGFVSYGVFGGARAVEHLRLVLSQLQIATVSAHVGLSLAHDFENWQLKPTDQQTAALTPLFDQLESWSAALATVRADAEQEEDEAAA; via the coding sequence ATGACGAAGATCGCCATCATCATCGGAAGCACGCGCCCGGGGCGCAACGGCGAGGCCGTGGCCCGCTGGGTGCACGAGAACGCCGCGAAGCGCACCGGCGTCGAGTACGAGCTCGTGGACCTGAAGGACTGGGACCTGCCGCACCTCGACGAGGCCATGCCCGCCGCGATGGGCCAGTACGCGGGTGAGCACACCAAGGCGTGGGCGGCCAAGATCGCCGAGTTCGACGGCTACGTGTTCGTCACTCCCGAGTACAACCACAGCACGTCGGGCGCGCTCAAGAACGCGATCGACTACGTCGGGGCCGAGTGGTACAACAAGGCGGCCGGCTTCGTGAGCTACGGCGTCTTCGGCGGTGCGCGCGCCGTCGAGCACCTGCGGCTGGTGCTCTCGCAGCTCCAGATCGCCACGGTCAGCGCCCACGTCGGACTGAGCCTCGCGCACGACTTCGAGAACTGGCAGCTCAAGCCGACCGACCAGCAGACGGCCGCGCTGACCCCGCTGTTCGACCAGCTCGAGTCGTGGTCTGCAGCGCTCGCGACGGTTCGCGCCGACGCCGAGCAGGAGGAGGACGAGGCCGCGGCCTAG
- a CDS encoding MarR family transcriptional regulator yields MATVRTRPDPRKLTDDELELFQAFHTMRRGFDRTLDAQLQHDDGISISELEVLMALTRSPGRRLRVRDLVEVTGWEKSRVSHQVTRMAARGFVERQECAEDRRASWIHLTGEGRRVVVRALPKHSATIRRILFDALSAEQQEELLGIAHAMTAAIAAEDCAPPDDCDD; encoded by the coding sequence ATGGCCACCGTGCGCACGCGTCCCGATCCGCGCAAGCTGACGGACGACGAGCTGGAGCTGTTCCAGGCGTTCCACACGATGCGTCGCGGCTTCGACCGCACCCTCGACGCGCAGCTGCAGCACGACGACGGCATCTCGATCTCCGAGCTCGAGGTGCTCATGGCGCTGACCCGCTCGCCGGGTCGCCGGCTGCGCGTCCGCGACCTCGTGGAGGTCACCGGCTGGGAGAAGAGCCGGGTCTCGCACCAGGTGACCCGCATGGCCGCGCGCGGGTTCGTCGAGCGCCAGGAGTGCGCGGAGGACCGCCGCGCCAGCTGGATCCACCTCACCGGAGAGGGCCGTCGCGTCGTAGTGCGCGCTCTCCCGAAGCACTCGGCGACGATCCGTCGCATCCTGTTCGACGCCCTGTCGGCAGAGCAGCAGGAGGAGCTGCTCGGCATCGCGCACGCCATGACCGCCGCGATCGCGGCCGAGGACTGCGCCCCTCCGGACGACTGCGACGACTGA
- a CDS encoding LCP family protein, producing MRRPNFPATGPGADGSDQQPPATEVFSRVPSADPRRPVRATRPASGVPTGGGAKPFDPFGLGGDAPGLGGTGAGRDGSGGGRGGNGNGRGGNGGDGDGGDGTGGTPAGPGKPPRNRRRAKRIVAWTAAALAVILVVVGGYAAYSYFRFVGGVKHVDVISKPASDVDGEDQNILLVGDDHRPTGATQAELDQLSTTDDGGGTNTDTMMVLHIPANGKSATLISLPRDSWVDVPGHGMNKLNAAFSLGGGGTDPTSGAKLLIQTVQNLTGLSIDHYVRVSLLGFYTIAQALGPVQVCLNNAVDDPYSGANFPAGVSTLDAKQALSFVRQRHGLPRGDLDRVVRQQYFLSVEAHKFLSAGTLLNPAKLTKVLDAVSGSLETDPGLNFLQLATQLQGLTGGKIQSATIPISGTPTITVDGDDISIVEVDTAAMPAFIQSLMGTPSAYDNATAAKPADTTVTVLNGGSANGAATTATQTLAAAGFKTGTPGDADTRATTVIQYKSGQEAQAKAVAAYLPGAAVQQTDTVSTVTVVLGDDGIMPAAPAAPAPGGAPAAPAPAPTPSGPATNYSDKVCIN from the coding sequence GTGCGACGCCCGAACTTCCCCGCGACAGGACCCGGCGCCGACGGCAGCGACCAGCAGCCTCCGGCGACCGAGGTCTTCAGCCGCGTGCCCTCCGCCGACCCGCGCCGCCCGGTGCGCGCGACCCGGCCCGCGTCCGGGGTGCCCACCGGCGGGGGTGCGAAGCCCTTCGATCCGTTCGGGCTCGGCGGCGACGCCCCGGGGCTCGGCGGGACGGGCGCCGGGCGTGACGGCAGCGGCGGCGGACGCGGCGGCAACGGCAACGGCCGCGGCGGAAACGGCGGCGACGGCGACGGCGGCGACGGCACCGGCGGAACCCCGGCCGGCCCCGGCAAGCCGCCGCGCAACCGCCGCCGCGCCAAGCGCATCGTCGCGTGGACGGCGGCCGCGCTGGCCGTGATCCTCGTGGTGGTCGGCGGGTACGCCGCGTACAGCTACTTCCGTTTCGTCGGCGGCGTCAAGCACGTGGACGTCATCTCGAAGCCCGCCAGCGACGTCGACGGCGAGGACCAGAACATCCTGCTCGTCGGCGACGACCACCGCCCCACCGGGGCGACGCAGGCCGAGCTCGACCAGCTCAGCACGACGGACGACGGCGGTGGCACGAACACCGACACGATGATGGTCCTGCACATCCCGGCCAACGGGAAGTCGGCCACCCTGATCTCCCTGCCCCGCGACTCCTGGGTGGATGTGCCGGGTCACGGCATGAACAAGCTCAACGCCGCCTTCTCGCTCGGCGGCGGCGGAACCGACCCGACGAGCGGGGCCAAGCTGCTCATCCAGACGGTGCAGAACCTGACCGGGCTGAGCATCGACCACTACGTCCGCGTGTCCCTCCTCGGCTTCTACACGATCGCGCAGGCCCTCGGGCCGGTGCAGGTGTGCCTGAACAACGCCGTCGACGACCCGTACTCGGGCGCGAACTTCCCGGCCGGGGTGTCGACGCTTGATGCGAAGCAGGCCCTCTCGTTCGTGCGCCAGCGGCACGGCCTGCCGCGCGGCGACCTCGACCGCGTCGTCCGTCAGCAGTACTTCCTGTCGGTCGAGGCGCACAAATTCCTCTCCGCCGGGACGCTCCTCAACCCGGCGAAACTGACGAAGGTGCTGGATGCGGTGAGCGGCTCGCTCGAGACGGACCCGGGCCTCAACTTCCTCCAGCTGGCGACCCAGCTGCAGGGGCTGACCGGGGGGAAGATCCAGTCGGCGACCATCCCGATCTCGGGCACCCCGACCATCACGGTCGACGGCGACGACATCTCCATCGTGGAGGTGGACACCGCGGCGATGCCGGCGTTCATCCAGAGCCTGATGGGCACCCCCTCGGCGTACGACAACGCGACCGCCGCGAAGCCCGCGGACACGACGGTGACGGTGCTCAACGGAGGCAGCGCGAACGGCGCGGCAACCACCGCGACCCAGACCCTGGCTGCGGCCGGCTTCAAGACCGGCACCCCGGGGGATGCGGACACGCGCGCGACCACGGTCATCCAGTACAAGTCCGGCCAGGAGGCGCAGGCGAAGGCCGTCGCCGCCTACCTTCCGGGCGCCGCGGTGCAGCAGACGGACACCGTCAGCACGGTGACCGTGGTGCTCGGCGACGACGGCATCATGCCGGCCGCGCCTGCCGCGCCCGCCCCGGGAGGCGCGCCCGCGGCGCCCGCACCGGCCCCCACCCCCTCCGGCCCGGCCACCAACTACAGCGACAAGGTCTGCATCAACTGA
- a CDS encoding DEAD/DEAH box helicase — translation MADVLDRFSPATREWFRGAFAAPTAAQEGAWDAISHGKHALVIAPTGSGKTLASFLWAIDRLAAAPRAADAKPGTRVLYISPLKALGVDVERNLRAPLVGVTQTAKRLGAEPPHVSVGVRSGDTPASDRRALLSSPPDILITTPESLFLMLTSQARETLTTVETVIVDEVHAVASTKRGAHLALSLERLDQLLERPAQRIGLSATVRPPEEVARFLGGRAAVEVVAPPAGKRFDLRVVVPVEDMSELGTSTFASENPDDGSPPQAGSIWPHVEEAIVDRVLENRSTIVFSNSRRLAERLTARLNEIYEERLLGGAADAAPTRAPAELMGGSGQTRGSQAVADEDTLVLARAHHGSVSKEQRALIEDDLKSGRLRCVVATSSLELGIDMGAVDLVIQVEAPPSVASGLQRVGRAGHQVGEISRGVVFPKHRADLIHSAVATERMTAGLIESLKVPANPLDILAQQTVAAAALEPIDADDWFDAVRRSAPFSTLPRSAYDATLDLLAGRYPSDEFAELRPRIVWDRDTGTITGRPGAQRLAVTSGGTIPDRGLFGVYMVGEKASRVGELDEEMVYESRVGDVFALGSTSWRIQEITHDRVLVTPAFGEPGRLPFWKGDGIGRPAELGRAVGAFVRELSSASPADAELRCVEAGLDAWATNNLLSFLREQKEATGHVPTDRTLVVERFRDELGDWRVVLHSPFGMQVHSPWALAVQARVRERYGIDAGAMAADDGIVVRIPDTEAQPPGGELFVFEPDELDELVTAEVGGSALFASRFRESAARALLLPKYNPGKRSPLWQQRQKAAQLLDVARKYPTFPIILETIREVLQDVYDLGALTDVAKQIEQRSIRLVEAATETASPFARSLLFGYVAAFMYEGDSPLAERRAAALSLDAGLLAELLGRAELRELLDPQVIERVELQLQRLAPERRVRGVEGVADLLRLLGPLSVEEVAERLEGEQGVAPAGQADGAAAASASVADSGADADAGADVAAVDADLVAPHADPATAATHLATLVDTHRALAVTIAGVERFAAIEDASRLRDALGVPLPIGVPLAFIEPVDDPLGDLVSRFARTHGPFETADVATRLGLGPAIVHDALRRLSRDGRVVEGEFRPHAHGTEWSDAEVLRRLRRMSLAALRHEVEPVDTPTFGRFLPEWQHVGSTLRGVDAVASVIEQLAGARIPASAWESLVLPSRVSDYSPAMLDELTATGEVIWSGDGSLPGDDGWISLHLADSAPLTLAPPSDHEPDELQRGILEALGRGGGYFFRQLSDALGTERGSAIDDSELVTALWDLVWAGRITNDTLAPLRTLTAGGSGAHKRPRQPTRARMYRGRVPTRSAMVTRMGPPTVAGRWSLLPERDLDSTVRAHGQAETLLDRYGVVTRGSVMNEGTPGGFALAYKVLSGFEETGRARRGYFIETLGAAQFASGATVDRLRSFSRDHTQERPYEAVALAATDPANPYGAALPWPAVPGESGTGHRPGRKAGALVVLVDGELTLYVERGGKSLLCFVAGSDAVPGADAGQGAERSVSAGDPALVLRAAARALAALVTMRRVDKLAVETVNGGFILGSPLGDALSEAGFLATPRGLRLRG, via the coding sequence ATGGCCGACGTGCTCGATCGTTTCTCCCCCGCGACCCGTGAGTGGTTCCGCGGGGCCTTCGCCGCGCCCACCGCGGCGCAGGAGGGCGCCTGGGACGCGATCTCGCACGGCAAGCACGCCCTCGTCATCGCGCCGACCGGATCCGGCAAGACTTTGGCCTCGTTCCTGTGGGCGATCGACCGCCTCGCCGCCGCCCCGCGCGCGGCCGACGCGAAGCCGGGCACCCGGGTGCTCTACATCTCCCCGCTCAAGGCGCTGGGTGTGGATGTGGAGCGCAACCTGCGCGCGCCGCTGGTCGGCGTCACGCAGACGGCCAAGCGCCTCGGCGCCGAGCCGCCGCACGTCAGCGTGGGCGTCCGCTCTGGCGACACACCGGCGTCGGACCGTCGGGCGCTGCTGAGCAGCCCGCCCGACATCCTCATCACGACGCCCGAGTCGCTCTTCCTGATGCTCACGTCGCAGGCGCGCGAGACGCTGACCACCGTCGAGACCGTGATCGTCGACGAGGTGCACGCGGTCGCATCCACCAAGCGCGGAGCGCACCTCGCGCTGTCGCTGGAGCGGCTCGATCAGCTGCTCGAACGGCCTGCGCAGCGGATCGGCTTGTCGGCCACCGTCCGTCCGCCGGAGGAGGTCGCCCGCTTCCTCGGCGGCCGCGCGGCCGTCGAGGTGGTGGCACCGCCCGCGGGCAAACGCTTCGATCTGCGCGTGGTCGTGCCGGTGGAGGACATGAGCGAGCTCGGCACCTCGACGTTCGCGAGCGAGAACCCCGACGACGGGTCGCCGCCGCAGGCCGGATCCATCTGGCCGCACGTCGAGGAGGCGATCGTCGACCGTGTGCTCGAGAACCGGTCGACCATCGTGTTCTCGAACTCGCGGCGACTGGCGGAGCGCCTGACGGCACGGCTCAACGAGATCTACGAGGAGCGCCTGCTCGGCGGAGCCGCCGACGCGGCGCCGACCCGGGCGCCTGCGGAGCTGATGGGCGGCTCCGGGCAGACGCGCGGTTCGCAGGCGGTCGCCGACGAGGACACGCTGGTGCTGGCCCGCGCTCACCACGGATCGGTGAGCAAGGAGCAGCGGGCGCTCATCGAAGACGACCTGAAGTCCGGCCGGCTGCGGTGCGTGGTCGCCACCTCGAGCCTCGAGCTCGGCATCGACATGGGCGCCGTCGACCTGGTGATCCAGGTGGAGGCGCCGCCGTCGGTGGCGAGCGGCCTGCAGCGCGTGGGTCGCGCGGGACACCAAGTGGGCGAGATCTCGCGCGGCGTGGTCTTCCCCAAGCACCGGGCCGACCTCATCCATTCGGCAGTGGCCACGGAGCGGATGACGGCCGGGCTCATCGAGTCGCTCAAGGTCCCGGCCAACCCGCTCGACATCCTGGCGCAGCAGACCGTGGCCGCCGCGGCGCTCGAACCGATCGACGCGGACGACTGGTTCGACGCCGTCCGGCGCAGCGCCCCGTTCTCGACCCTCCCGCGCAGCGCCTATGACGCGACCCTCGACCTGCTCGCCGGCCGCTACCCGTCCGACGAGTTCGCCGAACTGCGGCCCCGCATCGTCTGGGACCGCGACACCGGCACGATCACCGGCCGTCCGGGCGCCCAGCGGCTCGCCGTCACGAGTGGCGGCACGATCCCGGATCGCGGCCTCTTCGGCGTGTACATGGTCGGCGAGAAGGCGAGCCGCGTGGGTGAGCTCGACGAGGAGATGGTCTACGAGTCGCGGGTGGGCGACGTGTTCGCCCTCGGGTCCACGAGCTGGCGCATCCAGGAGATCACGCACGACCGCGTACTGGTCACGCCGGCGTTCGGCGAGCCCGGTCGTCTGCCGTTCTGGAAGGGCGACGGGATCGGGCGTCCGGCGGAACTGGGCCGCGCGGTGGGCGCGTTCGTCCGGGAGCTGAGCAGCGCCTCGCCCGCCGATGCGGAACTCCGCTGCGTGGAGGCCGGGCTCGACGCCTGGGCCACGAACAATCTGCTCTCGTTCCTGCGCGAGCAGAAGGAGGCCACCGGGCACGTGCCGACCGACCGCACCCTGGTCGTCGAGCGCTTCCGCGACGAGCTCGGCGACTGGCGCGTCGTGCTGCATTCCCCGTTCGGCATGCAGGTGCACTCGCCCTGGGCGCTGGCGGTGCAGGCGCGCGTCCGCGAGCGGTACGGCATCGACGCGGGCGCGATGGCGGCCGACGACGGCATCGTGGTGCGCATCCCCGACACCGAGGCGCAGCCTCCGGGCGGCGAGCTGTTCGTCTTCGAGCCGGACGAGCTCGACGAGCTGGTCACCGCGGAGGTGGGCGGGTCCGCGCTCTTCGCGTCGCGCTTCCGTGAGTCCGCCGCCCGCGCCCTGCTGCTGCCCAAGTACAACCCGGGCAAGCGGTCGCCGCTCTGGCAGCAGCGGCAGAAGGCGGCCCAGCTGCTGGATGTGGCGCGCAAGTACCCGACCTTCCCGATCATCCTCGAGACCATCCGCGAGGTGCTGCAGGACGTCTACGACCTCGGCGCGCTGACGGACGTGGCGAAGCAGATCGAGCAGCGCAGCATCCGCCTGGTCGAGGCCGCCACGGAGACGGCGTCGCCCTTCGCCCGCTCGCTGCTGTTCGGATATGTCGCTGCGTTCATGTACGAGGGCGACAGCCCGCTCGCCGAGCGACGCGCGGCGGCGCTCTCGCTCGACGCGGGTCTGCTCGCCGAGCTGCTCGGGCGTGCGGAGCTGCGCGAGCTGCTGGATCCGCAGGTCATCGAGCGGGTCGAACTGCAGCTTCAGCGGCTCGCCCCCGAGCGCCGCGTGCGCGGTGTCGAGGGCGTCGCGGACCTGCTCCGGCTGCTGGGGCCGCTTTCCGTGGAGGAGGTCGCGGAGCGGCTGGAGGGTGAGCAGGGCGTCGCGCCGGCCGGCCAGGCTGACGGCGCCGCTGCCGCGAGCGCCTCGGTCGCCGATTCCGGAGCCGATGCCGACGCTGGTGCAGACGTCGCCGCTGTCGACGCCGACCTCGTCGCGCCGCACGCCGACCCGGCGACGGCCGCGACCCACCTCGCCACCCTCGTCGACACGCACCGCGCCCTCGCCGTGACGATCGCCGGCGTCGAGCGCTTCGCCGCGATCGAGGACGCCAGCCGGCTGCGTGATGCGCTCGGCGTCCCGCTGCCCATCGGCGTCCCGCTCGCGTTCATCGAACCGGTGGACGACCCGCTCGGAGACCTGGTGAGCCGGTTCGCGCGCACGCACGGTCCGTTCGAGACAGCCGACGTCGCGACGCGGCTGGGACTCGGCCCCGCGATCGTCCACGACGCGCTGCGCCGGCTCTCCCGCGACGGGCGCGTCGTGGAGGGCGAGTTCCGCCCGCACGCGCACGGCACCGAGTGGAGCGACGCGGAGGTGCTGCGCCGGCTGCGGCGCATGTCGCTCGCGGCGCTCCGGCACGAGGTCGAGCCGGTCGACACCCCGACTTTCGGCCGCTTCCTGCCGGAGTGGCAGCACGTCGGCTCCACCCTGCGCGGGGTGGATGCGGTGGCCTCGGTGATCGAGCAGCTGGCCGGGGCGCGCATCCCGGCCTCCGCGTGGGAGTCTCTGGTGCTGCCGAGCCGCGTCTCCGACTACAGCCCGGCCATGCTCGACGAGCTCACGGCGACAGGCGAGGTCATCTGGTCGGGAGACGGCAGCCTTCCCGGCGACGACGGGTGGATCAGCCTGCACCTGGCCGATTCGGCCCCGCTCACGCTCGCGCCGCCCTCGGACCACGAGCCCGACGAGTTGCAGCGCGGCATCCTGGAGGCGCTCGGGCGCGGCGGCGGGTACTTCTTCCGTCAGCTCTCGGACGCGCTGGGCACCGAGCGCGGATCCGCCATCGACGACTCGGAGCTGGTCACGGCGCTCTGGGACCTGGTCTGGGCGGGCCGCATCACCAACGACACCCTCGCGCCCCTGCGCACGCTGACAGCGGGCGGCTCGGGCGCGCACAAGCGCCCCCGCCAGCCGACCCGCGCGCGCATGTACCGCGGCCGCGTGCCCACCCGCTCCGCCATGGTCACTCGGATGGGTCCCCCGACGGTCGCCGGGCGCTGGTCGCTGCTGCCGGAGCGCGACCTCGACTCCACGGTCCGCGCGCACGGGCAGGCGGAGACGCTGCTCGACCGGTACGGCGTGGTGACCCGCGGCTCGGTCATGAACGAGGGGACGCCGGGCGGCTTCGCGCTGGCCTACAAGGTGCTCAGCGGGTTCGAGGAGACGGGACGCGCGCGCCGCGGCTACTTCATCGAGACCCTCGGCGCCGCGCAGTTCGCCAGCGGAGCCACGGTCGACCGGCTGCGGTCGTTCTCGCGCGACCACACCCAGGAGCGGCCGTACGAGGCGGTCGCGCTCGCGGCGACCGACCCGGCGAACCCGTACGGCGCCGCGCTCCCGTGGCCGGCGGTTCCGGGCGAGTCGGGCACCGGTCACCGTCCGGGACGGAAGGCGGGCGCGCTGGTCGTGCTCGTCGACGGCGAGCTGACGCTGTACGTCGAGCGTGGCGGCAAGAGCCTGCTGTGCTTCGTGGCCGGGTCGGATGCCGTCCCAGGAGCTGACGCCGGCCAGGGCGCCGAACGCTCTGTGAGCGCCGGAGACCCTGCACTGGTCCTCCGCGCCGCCGCCCGCGCCCTCGCCGCGCTCGTCACGATGCGGCGCGTCGACAAGCTTGCGGTCGAGACGGTCAACGGCGGCTTCATCCTGGGCTCGCCGCTCGGCGACGCGCTCTCGGAGGCCGGCTTCCTCGCCACCCCGCGCGGCCTGAGGCTCCGCGGATGA
- a CDS encoding NUDIX hydrolase family protein — MSVRTPDPDPTPDPLPGDGPQPGPAWLSDIELEQIRRRLPLLYVEAVPVRVDGLGQVTEVGILLRANAVGQITRTLVSGRVMYGETLREALFRHLEKDLGPMAFPQLPASPVPFQVAEYFPMPGVSQYVDERQHAVSLAYVVPVTGTCEPRQDALELTWMTPEEATSLTVTEELEGGRGALVKAAMASLGRIA; from the coding sequence ATGAGCGTTCGCACTCCGGATCCGGACCCGACCCCCGACCCGCTTCCCGGCGACGGTCCGCAGCCCGGTCCCGCCTGGCTGTCCGACATCGAGCTGGAGCAGATCCGGCGGCGGCTCCCGCTGCTGTACGTCGAGGCGGTGCCCGTCCGGGTGGATGGCCTGGGCCAGGTGACCGAGGTCGGCATCCTGCTGCGCGCGAACGCGGTCGGGCAGATCACCCGCACGCTCGTCTCGGGTCGCGTGATGTACGGCGAGACGCTACGCGAGGCGCTCTTCCGCCACCTCGAGAAGGATCTGGGGCCGATGGCGTTCCCGCAGCTCCCGGCAAGCCCGGTGCCGTTCCAGGTCGCCGAGTACTTCCCGATGCCCGGCGTCTCCCAGTACGTGGACGAGCGCCAGCACGCGGTGTCCCTGGCATACGTCGTCCCGGTCACCGGCACGTGCGAGCCCCGGCAGGATGCGCTGGAGCTCACCTGGATGACGCCCGAGGAGGCGACATCCCTCACCGTGACGGAAGAGCTCGAGGGCGGCCGCGGCGCCCTCGTCAAGGCCGCCATGGCCTCCCTCGGCCGCATCGCCTGA